The Flavobacterium sp. 123 genome contains a region encoding:
- a CDS encoding homocysteine S-methyltransferase family protein, protein MSTIQEAIKKNILVLDGAMGTMLQRYNFSEEDFRGERFKDFPYSLKGNNDLLSITQPHAIKAVHAAYFEAGADIVETNTFSGTTIGMADYHLEDLVYELNYESARLAREVADEFTAKNPDKPRFVAGSIGPTNRTASMSPDVNDPGYRAVTFDDLRIAYKQQVEALMDGGCDLLLVETIFDTLNAKAALFAIEEVKDERKIDIPVMVSGTITDASGRTLSGQTVEAFLVSVSHIPLLSVGFNCALGADLLKPYLQTLSHNTSFNVSAHPNAGLPNAFGEYDETPEQMQAQIRSYLEDNLVNIIGGCCGTTPEHIKLIADIAKDYKPRVSTATM, encoded by the coding sequence ATGTCAACAATTCAAGAAGCCATTAAAAAAAATATACTCGTACTCGATGGAGCTATGGGAACCATGTTGCAACGCTACAATTTTTCGGAAGAAGATTTTCGTGGCGAACGTTTCAAGGATTTTCCATATTCTCTAAAAGGGAATAACGATTTATTGTCAATCACTCAGCCTCACGCAATAAAAGCCGTGCATGCAGCTTATTTTGAAGCAGGAGCTGATATTGTAGAAACCAATACTTTTTCGGGAACTACAATCGGAATGGCGGATTATCATCTGGAAGATTTAGTGTATGAATTGAATTATGAATCTGCAAGATTAGCCAGAGAAGTAGCAGATGAATTTACGGCTAAAAACCCAGATAAACCCCGTTTTGTAGCAGGTTCAATAGGACCAACAAACCGTACAGCAAGTATGTCGCCAGATGTAAATGATCCGGGATACAGAGCGGTCACTTTTGATGATTTGCGTATTGCTTACAAACAACAAGTGGAAGCTTTGATGGATGGAGGTTGTGATTTGTTATTGGTGGAGACAATTTTTGATACTTTAAATGCAAAAGCAGCTCTTTTTGCTATCGAAGAAGTTAAAGACGAACGTAAAATTGATATTCCTGTAATGGTTTCAGGAACAATAACAGATGCATCAGGAAGAACGCTTTCTGGTCAAACAGTTGAAGCATTTTTGGTTTCGGTTTCACACATTCCATTGTTGAGCGTAGGTTTTAATTGTGCTCTTGGAGCTGATTTGTTGAAACCGTATTTGCAAACCTTGTCGCACAATACTTCTTTTAATGTTTCGGCGCATCCTAATGCAGGATTGCCCAATGCTTTTGGAGAATACGATGAAACACCAGAACAAATGCAAGCGCAAATACGCAGTTATTTAGAAGATAATTTAGTCAACATCATAGGTGGTTGTTGCGGAACAACACCAGAACATATTAAGTTGATTGCTGATATTGCAAAGGACTATAAGCCTAGAGTATCAACAGCAACAATGTAA